One Papaver somniferum cultivar HN1 chromosome 10, ASM357369v1, whole genome shotgun sequence genomic window carries:
- the LOC113318964 gene encoding uncharacterized protein LOC113318964 isoform X2, which yields MNSTQKIRGADLETPFPGCMGRMINLFDFGPGMTGNKLLIDKEHQNAPRGRPEVIKKTLDPIGDQIEEKQIGCELKRSPSNTKYNGTPMKTLIAQEMSRENGCKQNPPSVVAKLMGLDTLPERQPNSAAQRSQSNGYCRNAFSQPGTPNRYMQQDNDFLDRRRPSEIPPYQDHLEYKDVYEVWQNSPKSCYGEDKSPQRGRHKERQDEKKMALVREKFIEAKRMSMNEKHRQSNEFQEALEFLSSNKDLFLKLLQEPNSVFSNHLNELQSIPPPSQTKRITVLKPSRTMENSGYVGFERKSEKPAKKQNQVDEANGWSKKNPGWSSPFTNHNTDHSAPPTRIVVLKPSPGKAHDIKAVVSSLPLSPRQHQSNDFDEELENDEMRSSRKVAMEITLQMRGSVDSQQKEETVNSSVFSNGYVGDESSFNRSENEFIEEGNLSETEVVTPTSRYSWDYGNRFGSPYSSSSFSRASLSPESSVCREAKKRLSERWAVVASNRIGQEQRQVRRSSSTLGEMLALSDVNKSVRSGEVGSDGRQCVPTSKSCGGEQDLSYPLSSLAIFTGNIHGGEDSRKNLVRSRSLPVSSTVYGTTLVNEVSNPPVSKASISNEVSQSKNGKSSFKGKVSSLFFLRNKKTIKEKLNVSFGSGSDKEPQSAIAELPVVAKKSIPDIASDIIPPSVTNIGAEGFSVQSPRGSFCNNTSPASVIEPNQGIFSNEAVSCAFKPWFSGSRSENQDQPSPISVLERPFEHDVSSTMSYDNIKSDIQGESALPRSFKSNLISKSPPIGSLARSLSWDDSCSDVATTDPLNSCPPLSEAEEEQERFLFVQSLLSSTSLDWNGHSDNVFTRWHSPECPLDPSVLDKFFNQVEVKEQTYGAKCRNRKLRSNHKLLFDCVNTALMDIIGYGTETSLWTRMSSNSSKSLSIGESVIMEEVWSRVKEWLSNESKCFSRGNGDNNGLVVETVVRKEVVGRGWVELMRLEVDGIGNDIEGEVLEELVDEALFDLTGRLC from the exons ATGAATAGTACTCAGAAAATAAGAGGAGCAGATCTTGAAACGCCTTTCCCTGGATGCATGGGTAGGATGATTAATCTCTTTGATTTTGGGCCTGGCATGACGGGGAACAAGCTTCTCATTGATAAAGAACATCAAAATG CTCCTAGGGGTCGACCGGAAGTGATAAAGAAGACGTTGGATCCTATAGGAGATCAGATAGAGGAGAAGCAA ATAGGATGTGAGTTGAAAAGGTCTCCTTCAAATACAAAATATAATGGAACACCCATGAAGACGCTTATAGCACAAGAAATGTCTAGAGAAAATGGGTGTAAGCAGAATCCACCCAGTGTCGTTGCCAAGTTGATGGGGCTTGATACGCTCCCAGAGCGGCAGCCAAACTCAGCAGCACAAAGAAGTCAATCAAATGGTTATTGCCGAAATGCTTTTTCGCAACCAGGAACACCAAATAGATATATGCAGCAAGATAATGATTTCTTGGATAGGCGAAGGCCAAGTGAGATTCCCCCATACCAGGATCATTTAGAATACAAAGATGTATACGAAGTCTGGCAAAATTCTCCAAAATCTTGTTATGGTGAAGATAAATCGCCCCAGAGGGGAAGACATAAAGAAAGGCAAGATGAGAAAAAGATGGCCCTAGTTCGTGAGAAGTTCATTGAAGCAAAGCGCATGTCTATGAACGAAAAACATCGACAGTCTAACGAGTTCCAAGAGGCATTGGAGTTCTTGAGTTCAAACAAAGATTTGTTCCTCAAGTTATTGCAAGAACCAAATTCTGTGTTCTCGAATCATCTAAATGAACTACAATCTATTCCCCCACCTTCTCAGACGAAACGCATCACGGTACTTAAACCATCTAGAACAATGGAAAATAGCGGTTATGTAGGATTTGAAAGGAAGAGCGAGAAACCTGCAAAGAAACAAAATCAGGTAGATGAAGCAAATGGATGGAGTAAAAAAAATCCTGGGTGGAGTTCTCCTTTCACCAATCATAACACTGACCATTCTGCTCCACCAACCCGGATTGTGGTTTTAAAACCTAGCCCCGGTAAGGCTCATGATATCAAGGCTGTGGTTTCTTCACTTCCCTTATCACCAAGACAGCATCAGAGTAACGATTTTGATGAAGAACTTGAGAATGATGAGATGCGGTCTTCAAGGAAAGTGGCTATGGAAATCACACTACAGATGCGCGGAAGTGTAGATAGCCAGCAGAAGGAAGAGACTGTAAATTCTTCTGTATTTTCCAATGGATATGTTGGAGATGAAAGCTCCTTCAATAGGTCAGAGAATGAATTCATAGAGGAGGGAAACCTCTCTGAAACAGAAGTTGTGACACCAACTTCAAGGTATTCATGGGATTATGGCAATAGATTTGGTAGTCCATACTCTTCGTCCTCCTTCAGTAGAGCATCCTTGTCTCCAGAATCTTCAGTTTGCAGGGAAGCAAAGAAGCGACTTTCAGAAAGGTGGGCTGTGGTTGCATCAAACAGAATAGGTCAAGAACAAAGGCAAGTTAGGAGAAGCTCCAGTACACTAGGTGAGATGCTTGCTCTGTCTGATGTGAATAAATCAGTAAGATCTGGTGAAGTTGGGTCTGATGGAAGACAGTGTGTCCCAACTAGCAAGTCCTGTGGTGGTGAACAGGACCTGAGTTACCCATTGTCATCTTTGGCGATCTTTACGGGCAACATTCATGGTGGGGAAGATTCTCGTAAGAATCTAGTAAGGTCGAGATCTCTCCCTGTAAGTTCTACGGTCTATGGTACCACGTTGGTGAATGAAGTTTCTAATCCTCCAGTTAGTAAAGCTAGTATTTCTAATGAAGTGTCACAGTCAAAGAATGGGAAATCATCGTTCAAGGGGAAAGTGTCGAGTTTGTTTTTCttgagaaacaaaaaaacaattaaGGAGAAATTGAATGTATCATTTGGCAGTGGTTCTGACAAAGAACCTCAATCTGCCATTGCTGAACTACCAGTTGTTGCAAAGAAGTCCATCCCTGATATTGCAAGTGACATTATTCCTCCATCTGTAACAAACATTGGTGCTGAAGGATTCTCAGTGCAAAGTCCTAGAGGATCCTTTTGCAACAACACCTCACCAGCTTCTGTTATAGAACCAAATCAAGGCATCTTCTCCAATGAG GCTGTATCGTGTGCGTTTAAACCTTGGTTTTCTGGAAGTCGAAGTGAGAACCAGGACCAACCAAGTCCTATTTCAGTTTTGGAAAGACCATTTGAACATGATGTTAGCTCGACGATGTCTTATGATAATATCAAATCAGACATCCAAG GTGAATCTGCACTTCCTCGCTCTTTTAAGTCTAATCTGATCTCTAAATCTCCACCAATTGGATCACTAGCTAGGTCATTGTCGTGGGATGATTCTTGTTCAGATGTAGCAACGACTGATCCCCTTAATTCCTGTCCACCCCTCTCTGAGGCAGAGGAAGAACAAGAAAGATTTTTATTTGTTCAGTCTTTACTGTCATCCACATCCCTAGATTGGAACGGTCACTCTGATAATGTCTTCACCAGATGGCATTCACCAGAGTGCCCATTGGACCCGTCCGTGTTGGACAAATTTTTCAATCAGGTAGAGGTCAAAGAGCAAACGTATGGGGCTAAATGCAGGAACAGGAAACTAAGATCAAATCACAAACTATTATTCGACTGTGTAAACACAGCGCTAATGGATATCATTGGTTATGGAACAGAAACAAGTTTATGGACTAGAATGTCTAGTAATTCCAGTAAAAGCCTATCTATAGGTGAATCAGTGattatggaagaagtttggagcCGAGTGAAGGAATGGTTATCAAACGAATCAAAATGTTTTTCAAGGGGAAATGGAGACAATAATGGGTTGGTGGTTGAAACGGTAGTGCGAAAAGAAGTCGTAGGAAGAGGGTGGGTTGAACTTATGAGGTTGGAAGTAGATGGTATTGGCAATGATATTGAAGGAGAAGTGCTGGAAGAGCTAGTTGATGAGGCTTTGTTTGACTTGACAGGTCGACTATGTTAG
- the LOC113315597 gene encoding protein TPR1-like: MVTCGDDKLIKVWDMIGRKLYNSEGHETPIYSVCPHHKENTQVKIKLRGHQKRITGLAFSSNLNIMLSSGADGQLFIWNTDPWEKKKSVTVQHPAGKMPVVDTRVQFHSDQWVPQDVLPAAITYAATSY, encoded by the exons ATGGTAACGTGTGGAGATGATAAGCTGATCAAG GTATGGGATATGATTGGGCGGAAGCTATATAACTCTGAAGGCCATGAAACACCCATTTATTCTGTATGTCCCCATCATAAGGAGAATACTCAG GTAAAAATTAAATTGAGAGGTCATCAAAAGCGTATAACTGGTTTAGCATTTTCGTCCAACCTCAACATCATGTTATCTTCAGGTGCCGATGGTCAG CTTTTCATATGGAACACTGACCCATGGGAGAAGAAAAAATCGGTTACAGTTCAACATCCAGCTGGAAAGATGCCTGTTGTTGATACTAGAGTTCAGTTTCACAGCGACCAA TGGGTCCCGCAGGATGTATTGCCCGCAGCCATAACCTATGCAGCAACATCTTACTGA
- the LOC113318964 gene encoding uncharacterized protein LOC113318964 isoform X1, giving the protein MNSTQKIRGADLETPFPGCMGRMINLFDFGPGMTGNKLLIDKEHQNAPRGRPEVIKKTLDPIGDQIEEKQIGCELKRSPSNTKYNGTPMKTLIAQEMSRENGCKQNPPSVVAKLMGLDTLPERQPNSAAQRSQSNGYCRNAFSQPGTPNRYMQQDNDFLDRRRPSEIPPYQDHLEYKDVYEVWQNSPKSCYGEDKSPQRGRHKERQDEKKMALVREKFIEAKRMSMNEKHRQSNEFQEALEFLSSNKDLFLKLLQEPNSVFSNHLNELQSIPPPSQTKRITVLKPSRTMENSGYVGFERKSEKPAKKQNQVDEANGWSKKNPGWSSPFTNHNTDHSAPPTRIVVLKPSPGKAHDIKAVVSSLPLSPRQHQSNDFDEELENDEMRSSRKVAMEITLQMRGSVDSQQKEETVNSSVFSNGYVGDESSFNRSENEFIEEGNLSETEVVTPTSRYSWDYGNRFGSPYSSSSFSRASLSPESSVCREAKKRLSERWAVVASNRIGQEQRQVRRSSSTLGEMLALSDVNKSVRSGEVGSDGRQCVPTSKSCGGEQDLSYPLSSLAIFTGNIHGGEDSRKNLVRSRSLPVSSTVYGTTLVNEVSNPPVSKASISNEVSQSKNGKSSFKGKVSSLFFLRNKKTIKEKLNVSFGSGSDKEPQSAIAELPVVAKKSIPDIASDIIPPSVTNIGAEGFSVQSPRGSFCNNTSPASVIEPNQGIFSNEAVSCAFKPWFSGSRSENQDQPSPISVLERPFEHDVSSTMSYDNIKSDIQAGESALPRSFKSNLISKSPPIGSLARSLSWDDSCSDVATTDPLNSCPPLSEAEEEQERFLFVQSLLSSTSLDWNGHSDNVFTRWHSPECPLDPSVLDKFFNQVEVKEQTYGAKCRNRKLRSNHKLLFDCVNTALMDIIGYGTETSLWTRMSSNSSKSLSIGESVIMEEVWSRVKEWLSNESKCFSRGNGDNNGLVVETVVRKEVVGRGWVELMRLEVDGIGNDIEGEVLEELVDEALFDLTGRLC; this is encoded by the exons ATGAATAGTACTCAGAAAATAAGAGGAGCAGATCTTGAAACGCCTTTCCCTGGATGCATGGGTAGGATGATTAATCTCTTTGATTTTGGGCCTGGCATGACGGGGAACAAGCTTCTCATTGATAAAGAACATCAAAATG CTCCTAGGGGTCGACCGGAAGTGATAAAGAAGACGTTGGATCCTATAGGAGATCAGATAGAGGAGAAGCAA ATAGGATGTGAGTTGAAAAGGTCTCCTTCAAATACAAAATATAATGGAACACCCATGAAGACGCTTATAGCACAAGAAATGTCTAGAGAAAATGGGTGTAAGCAGAATCCACCCAGTGTCGTTGCCAAGTTGATGGGGCTTGATACGCTCCCAGAGCGGCAGCCAAACTCAGCAGCACAAAGAAGTCAATCAAATGGTTATTGCCGAAATGCTTTTTCGCAACCAGGAACACCAAATAGATATATGCAGCAAGATAATGATTTCTTGGATAGGCGAAGGCCAAGTGAGATTCCCCCATACCAGGATCATTTAGAATACAAAGATGTATACGAAGTCTGGCAAAATTCTCCAAAATCTTGTTATGGTGAAGATAAATCGCCCCAGAGGGGAAGACATAAAGAAAGGCAAGATGAGAAAAAGATGGCCCTAGTTCGTGAGAAGTTCATTGAAGCAAAGCGCATGTCTATGAACGAAAAACATCGACAGTCTAACGAGTTCCAAGAGGCATTGGAGTTCTTGAGTTCAAACAAAGATTTGTTCCTCAAGTTATTGCAAGAACCAAATTCTGTGTTCTCGAATCATCTAAATGAACTACAATCTATTCCCCCACCTTCTCAGACGAAACGCATCACGGTACTTAAACCATCTAGAACAATGGAAAATAGCGGTTATGTAGGATTTGAAAGGAAGAGCGAGAAACCTGCAAAGAAACAAAATCAGGTAGATGAAGCAAATGGATGGAGTAAAAAAAATCCTGGGTGGAGTTCTCCTTTCACCAATCATAACACTGACCATTCTGCTCCACCAACCCGGATTGTGGTTTTAAAACCTAGCCCCGGTAAGGCTCATGATATCAAGGCTGTGGTTTCTTCACTTCCCTTATCACCAAGACAGCATCAGAGTAACGATTTTGATGAAGAACTTGAGAATGATGAGATGCGGTCTTCAAGGAAAGTGGCTATGGAAATCACACTACAGATGCGCGGAAGTGTAGATAGCCAGCAGAAGGAAGAGACTGTAAATTCTTCTGTATTTTCCAATGGATATGTTGGAGATGAAAGCTCCTTCAATAGGTCAGAGAATGAATTCATAGAGGAGGGAAACCTCTCTGAAACAGAAGTTGTGACACCAACTTCAAGGTATTCATGGGATTATGGCAATAGATTTGGTAGTCCATACTCTTCGTCCTCCTTCAGTAGAGCATCCTTGTCTCCAGAATCTTCAGTTTGCAGGGAAGCAAAGAAGCGACTTTCAGAAAGGTGGGCTGTGGTTGCATCAAACAGAATAGGTCAAGAACAAAGGCAAGTTAGGAGAAGCTCCAGTACACTAGGTGAGATGCTTGCTCTGTCTGATGTGAATAAATCAGTAAGATCTGGTGAAGTTGGGTCTGATGGAAGACAGTGTGTCCCAACTAGCAAGTCCTGTGGTGGTGAACAGGACCTGAGTTACCCATTGTCATCTTTGGCGATCTTTACGGGCAACATTCATGGTGGGGAAGATTCTCGTAAGAATCTAGTAAGGTCGAGATCTCTCCCTGTAAGTTCTACGGTCTATGGTACCACGTTGGTGAATGAAGTTTCTAATCCTCCAGTTAGTAAAGCTAGTATTTCTAATGAAGTGTCACAGTCAAAGAATGGGAAATCATCGTTCAAGGGGAAAGTGTCGAGTTTGTTTTTCttgagaaacaaaaaaacaattaaGGAGAAATTGAATGTATCATTTGGCAGTGGTTCTGACAAAGAACCTCAATCTGCCATTGCTGAACTACCAGTTGTTGCAAAGAAGTCCATCCCTGATATTGCAAGTGACATTATTCCTCCATCTGTAACAAACATTGGTGCTGAAGGATTCTCAGTGCAAAGTCCTAGAGGATCCTTTTGCAACAACACCTCACCAGCTTCTGTTATAGAACCAAATCAAGGCATCTTCTCCAATGAG GCTGTATCGTGTGCGTTTAAACCTTGGTTTTCTGGAAGTCGAAGTGAGAACCAGGACCAACCAAGTCCTATTTCAGTTTTGGAAAGACCATTTGAACATGATGTTAGCTCGACGATGTCTTATGATAATATCAAATCAGACATCCAAG CAGGTGAATCTGCACTTCCTCGCTCTTTTAAGTCTAATCTGATCTCTAAATCTCCACCAATTGGATCACTAGCTAGGTCATTGTCGTGGGATGATTCTTGTTCAGATGTAGCAACGACTGATCCCCTTAATTCCTGTCCACCCCTCTCTGAGGCAGAGGAAGAACAAGAAAGATTTTTATTTGTTCAGTCTTTACTGTCATCCACATCCCTAGATTGGAACGGTCACTCTGATAATGTCTTCACCAGATGGCATTCACCAGAGTGCCCATTGGACCCGTCCGTGTTGGACAAATTTTTCAATCAGGTAGAGGTCAAAGAGCAAACGTATGGGGCTAAATGCAGGAACAGGAAACTAAGATCAAATCACAAACTATTATTCGACTGTGTAAACACAGCGCTAATGGATATCATTGGTTATGGAACAGAAACAAGTTTATGGACTAGAATGTCTAGTAATTCCAGTAAAAGCCTATCTATAGGTGAATCAGTGattatggaagaagtttggagcCGAGTGAAGGAATGGTTATCAAACGAATCAAAATGTTTTTCAAGGGGAAATGGAGACAATAATGGGTTGGTGGTTGAAACGGTAGTGCGAAAAGAAGTCGTAGGAAGAGGGTGGGTTGAACTTATGAGGTTGGAAGTAGATGGTATTGGCAATGATATTGAAGGAGAAGTGCTGGAAGAGCTAGTTGATGAGGCTTTGTTTGACTTGACAGGTCGACTATGTTAG
- the LOC113315596 gene encoding uncharacterized protein LOC113315596 yields MATIMQQNTQNINTIADTVTRNMASLLLARFPLNTGLNGNNGNIGTPGSSGSGGTNGMPGSSGSGGNNGILGSPIPNNLKWVHNKLTNPTWLHFCSLVRERFADKKFSNPRLALSTISQQGSVRDHIREFEQLINFVTDVPDDYIIDIFIRSIKKEIRYVVEVFEPPTLAAAFMKSIKQEDVLLSHSSFYKSVARSNPYRQSSHSSGTSSDNTANAPFKKTTIPSGVKRLSLEEQRHRCEQGLCFNCEEQYKADHICAKPLTSILLILEMAPEKNSEGDEETKTSDTEEMITPAAANQMHYEPTISLHALTGSSFPNTMRVTGYIAGQPLTILLDSGSTHNFLHPTIAKRCDYQFTTEFFLLELSGCEAVLGVQWLRTLVTHSPASEDNSQVNTAVSDLLLRFSDLFASPTDLPPQREHDHLRKKDGSWRMCVDYRALNKATVKYRFPIPIVDELLDELHGAIIFSKIDMRSGYHQIRVHPDDIHKTAFRTHDGHYEFLVMAFGLSNATATFQSLMNEILRPYLRKFVLVFFDDILIYSKSESEHIQHVKLVCEALRAHQIFLKQQKCEFAKETISYLGHMVSSEGVSVDSDKIYCITNWPLPTTVKALRGFLGLDGYYRKFVKDYGNISAPLTQLLKLDAFVWTPEATTAFNKLKKALTSTPVLALPDFTKEFSLECDASGNGLGAVLIQDKRPIAYYSKSLSGKNLNLSVYAKEMLVIVTAVNKCQSYLLGRHFKIYIDHRSLKYFLEQRISSMEQQKWLSKLLGYDYEII; encoded by the exons ATGGCTACTATAATGCAGCAGAACACACAGAATATCAATACTATTGCTGATACTGTTACCCGTAATATGGCATCACTTCTCCTTGCACGTTTTCCTCTCAATACAGGTTTGAATGGAAACAATGGTAACATTGGTACGCCTGGAAGTAGTGGTTCTGGTGGCACCAATGGTATGCCTGGAAGTAGTGGTTCTGGTGGCAACAATGGTATATTAGGTTCTCCTATACCTAATAATTTGAA GTGGGTTCATAACAAGCTAACTAATCCTACATGGCTACACTTTTGTTCACTTGTTCGTGAGCGTTTTGCTGATAAGAAATTTTCTAATCCACGTTTGGCGCTGTCAACAATTTCTCAGCAAGGTTCAGTACGTGATCATATTCGAGAATTTGAACAACTTATTAATTTTGTTACTGACGTGCCAGACGATTATATCATTGATATCTTTATAAGATCTATTAAAAAGGAAATTCGATAtgttgttgaggtatttgaaccACCAACGTTAGCTGCAGCTTTTATGAAATCCATAAAACAAGAAGATGTGTTACTTTCACACTCTTCTTTTTACAAATCTGTTGCGAGATCAAATCCATACAGACAATCATCTCATTCATCTGGCACTTCATCTGATAATACAGCTAATGCGCCTTTTAAGAAGACTACAATTCCCTCTGGAGTTAAACGTCTTTCTTTAGAAGAACAACGACACAGATGTGAACAaggtctttgtttcaattgtgaagAACAGTATAAGGCTGATCATATTTGTGCAAAACCATTAACTTCTATATTATTAATTCTAGAGATGGCTCCTGAAAAAAACTCTGAAGGTGACGAAGAAACAAAAACATCTGACACAGAAGAGATGATTACTCCTGCAGCTGCAAATCAGATGCATTATGAACCCACAATTTCGCTTCATGCTCTTACTGGCTCTTCATTCCCTAACACTATGCGTGTCACAGGTTACATTGCAGGTCAACCACTTACAATTTTACTTGACTCCGGTTCAACTCACAATTTCTTACACCCTACAATAGCTAAGAGATGTG ATTATCAGTTCACTACTGAGTTTTTCTTATTAGAATTAAGTGGTTGTGAGGCAGTACTTGGAGTGCAATGGTTAAGAACTCTGG TCACGCACTCACCTGCTTCGGAGGATAACTCTCAGGTAAACACTGCAGTTTCAGATTTACTCTTACGTTTTTCTGATTTGTTTGCTTCACCAACTGATTTACCACCTCAAAGAGAGCATGATCATC TTCGCAAGAAAGATGGCTCTTGGCGTATGTGTGTGGATTATAGAGCACTTAATAAGGCTACTGTCAAATATAGATTTCCAATTCCAATTGTCgatgaacttcttgatgaatTACATGGTGCGataatattttctaaaattgATATGCGATCTGGTTATCATCAGATTCGTGTGCATCCAGATGATATtcataagacagcttttcgaacacATGATGGCCATTACGAATTTTTGGTAATGGCATTTGGATTATCCAATGCTACTGCAACTTTTCAAAGTTTGATGAATGAAATTCTTCGTCCTTATCTTCGAAAGTTTGTAttggtattttttgatgatataCTTATTTACAGCAAATCTGAATCCGAACATATTCAACATGTGAAATTGGTGTGTGAAGCTTTGCGTGCACACCAGATATTTCTGAAACAGCAAAAGTGTGAATTTGCTAAGGAGACAATAAGTTATTTGGGTCATATGGTTTCTTCTGAAGGTGTATCAGTTGACTCTGATAAGATATATTGCATAACAAATTGGCCTCTTCCAACTACAGTGAAAGCTTTGAGAGGATTTTTGGGATTGGATGGATATTATCGTAAGTTTGTTAAGGATTATGGTAATATTAGTGCTCCACTTACCCAATTACTCAAGTTGGATGCCTTTGTATGGACTCCTGAAGCGACTACAGCTTTTAACAAGCTCAAAAAGGCTTTAACTAGTACACCCGTTTTAGCACTACCAGATTTCACAAAAGAATTCAGTTTGGAATGTGATGCATCTGGTAATGGTCTTGGAGCAGTGTTAATACAAGATAAAAGGCCTATTGCTTACTATAGCAAATCACTTTCAGGTAAGAATCTTAATCTTTCAGTTTATGCCAAGGAAATGTTGGTTATAGTCACTGCAGTCAATAAATGTCAATCTTATCTACTTGGTCGACATTTTAAAATATACATTGATCATAGGAGCCTTAAATACTTCTTGGAACAGCGTATCTCTTCAATGGAACAGCAAAAGTGGCTGTCCAAATTACTTGGTTATGATTATGAAATCATTTAG